The Tamandua tetradactyla isolate mTamTet1 chromosome 6, mTamTet1.pri, whole genome shotgun sequence genome contains the following window.
AGATTCAAATCACACATTAATTAAGAATCAATCCAATTTCAACAACCAATGAGTTATTCTTACCTACAGCATTCATCAAAGCAAACTCTCCTTTGACAGGTACCATGCTAGACCAATTCTAGTTGTTGTCTAGACTTGACAGTGTAGGAAGACATTTTCATCTAAAACTGACATCCCTCACAACAGCTGAGGTTTTGTAGATAGAATGTTCGGTGAAACAAAGTGCATTTTCTTCCTAGACAGCAGAAAAActtctgtatgtgtgtatgcgGAGGGCAGAACAGGTTGTTAGGGAGAACTAGATCCCTGAGTTAAGAAATTGGAGTGGTTTAGGCTGCCACAAAGGGGCCTCAAAACTTCTACTCCATGGAATACTGGTGAATACTTGAATCATACGCTTCATGTCTCTTTTCTCAAGCTTTAGCCAGACTACAATCACATCCCACCACAAAGGAAACTCCACTTGGGTTGTGAAGGCTACATCCTCATCCAAGGGAAAAATTAACCGCAAGTATCATTTCAGTACCCACCTTCCACCAAAGATAAACtgtttctgaaagagaaagtaTGGTGCAGGTTTATTAGAATCCCAGCAAGGTAATTCACTGATGCAGAAACTAAGATATATGGGGGgaaagtgacttgtccaaggttaaCATAGTTATGTCAGGGTGAACCCCAGCCGGGATTCAGGCCCCCCTCTTGTCAGTGCATCTTTTAAGTTTCTGGTTCCCACTATTTTCCACCGGGCCGGTTTAGCGGAGGCAGAGGTGTGCAAGAGATCTGTGTGAAATGTGAGGGGCGTGGGGAGGAATCTCAGAAAGTTTGTTTACGCTGAAGGTCTTGGAGAGCTTCGAGAGAACCAGAAAGGACCCATCAATACACGCAGAAACACAAACACAAGAAATGACAAGGACACAGAAGCAGAAACTGAGCTGGGCAGCGCGGTCGTCTGACAGCTCACCTCCTAAGGCCGCCCGCGCCTGAGCCAGGTGCAGGGCTAGCCGGGGGCCAGCAGAGGGCGCGCCGCCACCAGGGAGCCGAGCGGCTGCCGCGCGATCCCCAGTGGGCCAGGGGAGCCGCAAGCGAGCGGACGCACCCCTGTGACTCGGCCATTCGGGGCGCAGAACCTGGCCAAGGAAGAGGTGGAGGAGGGTGAGGAGCCGACCCCCTTCTTGGACCCGGGCGGGGGGTTGGGGGGGCTGCAGACAGGCAGAAGCCTTTCCTATGAATTACATTACTACATTACGCTAGGCAATGCTACGGCTCACTACTCCCCGGGcacagagagagccagagagagcgagagagcgagagagcgagagagagagagcgagagagagagagagagagagagagagagagagtgtgtgtgtgtgtgtgtgtgtgtgttggggaggggAGACGCAcaccatatatgtgtgtgtgtgttggggaggggAGACGCACaccgtgtgcgtgtgtgtgtgtgtgtgtgtgtgtgtgtgtgtgtgtacgcgcgcgcgcgcgcgcgttgGGGGAGGGGTCAAGAGACCGAGCCCGGGAGAGAGGAAGGCGAGAAGCTCCCGGGGAAAACGCTTAGTGCACATGGAGAAATTCCTTGCTCGGAATCGCACGGACAAACGAGTCCCCGGCACCTCTCCGCTGCTCCCCTCCCAGTGCAAAGCACCCAGCTAATGAAGAGCCCTCCATGCCCCATCTCGAGTCTTTCCCCCAACCCCCAAACCGGCCCTGCACCCTCCAGCCCGGCTCCAGCGCCACCGCGAGCTCTCCCCAGAACTGGCCCTGGCGGGGCGCCTAGAGCCCCAGTTGCATTGCTCCAGGAGAAAGGAGGGGGGCGGTGCATTttgcaggaggaggaggaggagaaggggggtgggtggtgggggagagagaaaatTGCGCGGAGACCTGCCAagcgccaccgccgccgccgccgttgccgccgccgccgccgccgccgccgccaccgccgccgccgccgccgccgcctgtGAGCTGGGGCGAGCAGTCGGACTGTCGGCTTCCCGGGGCATCTGGGTCCGGCGGGGCACAGCCCTGGGCGCTGCCgaagccgccgccgccgcctccacGGCGAATGCAGGCGGCTTCCCCCTGAGCCTGTGCGGCTCCAGCTCCTCGGGGGTGgagaagtggggggtggggttgttgtttggggggaaggagggggagggggcaaaGCCCAGAGAGTCagtggtttccatggtgatggaGCTGAAAGTGCAGGAAATTTAAAGGCTTGGACCCTGCGAGACAGACAAACCGGTGCCAACGTGAGCggacgccgccgccgccgccgccgccgccgctgctggAGTCCGCTGGGCAAAGCCGGCTACGGAGCCCGGAGCAGGCGGAGGGAAGTGCCCCCGGGACCCGCTCGGCCAGCGGCGCTGCACAGAGCGGCAGGACGAGGagcaagaggaggaggaggggagagcgGCTCGTCCACGCGCCCTACGCcgccgccggctggggaaagcagCAAGGAGTCGGCGCCCCCAGCGCCCCGCGGTCGCCCTGGAGTAATTTCGGATGCCCTGCCGCGGCCGCCTTCCCGAATAGACCGGAGAGAGGAGTTGCAGCCAACTTGTGTGCCTTTTTTCCGCCCGGGTGGAAGCCGACGCTGCGCGAAGGGCTCTCCCAGCGGCTCATGCTGCCCGCCCTGCGCCTGCCCAGCCTCGGGTAAGCCACCTCCGGACAGACAGGGGAGCGCGGCGGAGGCGCCGCGGGCTCGGCGTGCTCTCCTCCGGGGACGCGGGACGAAGCAGCAGCCCCGGGCGCGCGCCGGAGGCATGGAGCGCTGCCCCAGCCTGGGGGTCACCCTCTACGCCCTGGTGGTGGTCCTGGGGCTGCGGGCGGCACCGGCCGGCGGCCAGCACTACCTCCACATCCGCCCGGCTCCCAGCGACAACCTGCCCCTGGTGGACCTCATCGAACACCCGGACCCTATCTTTGACCCCAAGGAAAAGGATTTGAACGAGACGCTGCTGCGCTCCCTGCTCGGTGGCCACTACGACCCGGGCTTCATGGCCACCTCGCCCCCCGAGGACCGGCCCGGCGGGGGCGTGGGGGCGGCCGGGGGCGCCGAGGACCTGGCGGAGCTGGACCAGCTGCTGCGGCAGCGGCCGTCGGGGGCCATGCCGAGCGAGATCAAAGGATTGGAGTTCTCCGAGGGCTTGGCCCCGGGCAAGAAGCAGCGCCTAAGCAAGAAGCTGCGGAGGAAGTTACAGATGTGGCTGTGGTCGCAGACCTTCTGCCCGGTGCTGTACGCGTGGAACGACCTGGGCAGCCGCTTTTGGCCGCGCTACGTGAAGGTGGGCAGCTGCTTCAGCAAGCGCTCGTGCTCGGTGCCCGAGGGCATGGTGTGCAAGCCGTCCAAGTCCGTGCACCTCACCGTGCTGCGGTGGCGCTGTCAGCGGCGCGGAGGCCAGCGCTGCGGCTGGATTCCCAT
Protein-coding sequences here:
- the NOG gene encoding noggin, with the translated sequence MERCPSLGVTLYALVVVLGLRAAPAGGQHYLHIRPAPSDNLPLVDLIEHPDPIFDPKEKDLNETLLRSLLGGHYDPGFMATSPPEDRPGGGVGAAGGAEDLAELDQLLRQRPSGAMPSEIKGLEFSEGLAPGKKQRLSKKLRRKLQMWLWSQTFCPVLYAWNDLGSRFWPRYVKVGSCFSKRSCSVPEGMVCKPSKSVHLTVLRWRCQRRGGQRCGWIPIQYPIISECKCSC